The following DNA comes from Brassica oleracea var. oleracea cultivar TO1000 chromosome C5, BOL, whole genome shotgun sequence.
ACCGAATCTGAATAAAATATCTACAAATCCACAACACTTGGAAGATATGTTGAACTCTCACTCGCAATCTAAGAACGCCTCAAGACCTACGTTTCGCTTTTTTTATGATTAGAATAATCCTCAATCGTAACTCCCAAAGACCTTCGGCACTCCTACTTATGTTAAACAACTCCTTAACTGCAAATATTCCAGGGAGAACAAAGGTCTGCTTCAAGCTACAAACTCATCTGCCAAGCCCGCACCTTTTGTTGACTTTCTCTGTTTAACTTCCTAAAACGTTATCCCCTGCAACTCTAAGACAGTTACAAAGAATATCTCAACTTGGAAAACTTGGTAAAAATAAGAAATGATTAAGATAAGATATCAGTACAACCGGAACAAAACAATTCAACTATATATTATTTTCATTTGTTTCTAAATCTCATGCTTTAAATATGTGAGTTAAATCTTTCACATGGATACACATAAAGAGAGGGTAAACAGTCATGAAATCGGTATCCCAAATTCAGAGTGGCCAAATACTCCTTATAGCTGATCTTATTACCTTGGTTGTCAAGGCTACATATCCCATATGACGTATATCGACGAGTAATAGCATATTCCTCACTGTAACTCCATTTCAACATGCGATTCTGTAATGAACACCCACTTAAAACCAACTGACATTTGAAAAGAATAAGAGGAATATGAAAAGGACTTGAAAAGTAAACCAAGAAACGTCTAGTGTACACAGAAGAATCAACGCACTTTGTATCTCGTAACCCATTCTCCCAGACGTCGTTGGATACAATACATCCCAAACACTTCATTTTTATTAGTCATCCTAAATTTATAACACGATTAGCACTACTAATAGAACGAAACCTAACCCCTTCAATCATATATTCATATTACCTCATCTTGATAGTCATCTGTTTGATCGGTAATCGAGACATCATGGTTGTGATGTTCCTGGCGAACTTGGATTCCCATCAGGATCACCACCATTTCCCTTTTGCGGAAACAACGGCCCGAGCCTTCTTTAAGGTCAACAGTTCCAGCCGACTGATGCCAAAGACCAAAGACCGTATTCAAAATTACATCCCTATTTGTAAATTCAAATCTCAATTAGGATTTCTTATTTGGTCCAAAAACCAGTGTCCCAGTTGCAATTAGTTGAAAATTAGAGGAGGTTAGGGTTCATAAGCTTTCCATTATCAAAGCCGCGTTCTCGATCATAGAGCACAGCGACGGCCCGACGATCAAGCACAATCTGCCCTAAATCCCTATCATCCTCGACTAAAACATTTTATACAATGCCTAACAATCTAGAAGAAAAAAAAAAAACAATTTAGAAAATACTTCATTGGGGAAAACAAATAAAAGCAGCATAATTACTCAGCCATGATTCTTCTCGATTTGTAAAGATGGTGCTGTTCATCGCTGGGATCTTGCAAATTTATAGAAGAGGTTGCCAGTTACCTTGGAAGATGAAGAGGTCTATTCAATGCTAGAGAGTAGGACGAGTGGGTTAAATCATGTTAATGCACGGATTTAAGGAGCACATAAATGAAAACCAAAGCCGTTTTAGAGAGTTCTTAGGAGGAGGTATTACCTTAAGGGAAGGAAAACAACATTGGGCCTAAATAACATGACGGCAAGAAGGCCCAAACAGAGGATATTTTCTGTTATTAGACCAAGAGCGACGAGGGTGTTGAAACCCAATTTCCACAGTTGACGTGTATTCAAAACAGGCGTCGGAAAGTTTCACCTGTTGAATTTTTTCTGTGGTCCACAGATGACACGTGTCGCACTGTGAATGGGTAGAAAAGGTTGAGAGCGTGCATGCAGGCCCACGGGTTACATGATTTTCCTTTTTTTTTTAATTCAGGATAATATTTAAATGTCCTCTTCCCATTGGCTGTACATATTTCTTTTGATATTTATTCCCACTCAGTAATTCGAACTCATTTATTTAATAATATAACTATTTTAAAAAATATCAAAATTATATCAAAATTCAAGATTTTTTTAATCTATAAATAGAGATTACTCTCATTTCGTTTGGATACAGAAAAAAACATCATTTTTCATTATAATCAACTATTTTAGTGTTTTAAATCTTTTTTATCAGATTACTCTCATTTCGTTTGGATACAAAAAATTTTGCATGTCAGTGAGATGAAGGGGTTTCTAGGGATGATCGGGAGTATTGATTGCATGCATTGAGAATTGAAAAATTGTCCAACAGCATGGGAATGTAAGTTTACTCGGGGAGATAAGGGAACCACCACGGTTATAGTTGAAGCAGTTGCATCTCATGATCTATGGATTTGGCATTCCTTTTTCGGATGTCCAAAACAATTAAACGATATAAATGTTCTAGATCGTTCGCCGGTGTTTGATGATGTTGAACAAGGTAATACTCCAAGAGTAAAGTTTTTTGTAAATCAACGTCCATATGACATGGCATACTATCTAGCTGATGGTATCTATCCTTCTTATCCAACTTTCGTCAAATCAATCCGACTTCCTCAAAGTGAACCAAACAAGTTATTTACAAAATATCAAGAAGGGTATCGGAAGGACATCGAGCGCGCATTTGGGGTATTACAGGCTCGGTTTAAAATCATTCGTGAACCAGCTCGCATGTGGAAGATATCAGATCTTGCTATCATCGTGCGGTCATGTATCATATTGCATAATATGATTGTTGAGGATGAACGAAATACATATGCTCAGAATTGGACCGATTATGATCAATCTGAGGCAAGTGGTTCGAGTACACCACAACCATATTCTACTGAAGTGCTACCAGCATTTGCAATGTAGATCTGAATTACGTGATTCAACTATACATCATGAACTAGATAGAGACATGCGCCTTGGACAGGATGAGAATATCATAAAAACACTTTAATTTATTTATGCATTTTTTATTCATCGGTTGTATCTTATAATTATAGAAAACATGTATCCTATGTAATATACAAAACATTGAATATAAAAACTGATATTATAAAGGAGCGATTAAGTTAGTTATCCAATTATTGTTGTTTGTTTTTCATTATAGTTATGACTTATGAGTAAGAGATTTACACAATAGCGTTCACGCTGTATGTATGCTACTGGAACATGACGTTTGGGAATAGAGCTTCCCTCAAGAATGTGGTCATGCCTCTTTATGTTTCAAATACATGGATGGTTGCCGATTCAAATGTTGGCATCAGATTTCGTCAGTAGTTTTGTAGTTACTTAGAAACT
Coding sequences within:
- the LOC106292920 gene encoding uncharacterized protein LOC106292920 isoform X3 translates to MMSRLPIKQMTIKMRMTNKNEVFGMYCIQRRLGEWVTRYKNRMLKWSYSEEYAITRRYTSYGICSLDNQELQGITF
- the LOC106292920 gene encoding uncharacterized protein LOC106292920 isoform X1, with amino-acid sequence MAEDVILNTVFGLWHQSAGTVDLKEGSGRCFRKREMVVILMGIQVRQEHHNHDVSITDQTDDYQDENRMLKWSYSEEYAITRRYTSYGICSLDNQELQGITF
- the LOC106292920 gene encoding uncharacterized protein LOC106292920 isoform X2, yielding MAEDVILNTVFGLWHQSAGTVDLKEGSGRCFRKREMVVILMGIQVRQEHHNHDVSITDQTDDYQDENRMLKWSYSEEYAITRRYTSYGICSLDNQGDNVLGS